A region of the Clostridium estertheticum subsp. estertheticum genome:
CTCTTACCTGTACGGTTATTTTTTTGTCTTCTTTTCCTACTTCAATATTTCTAAATTCATAATTAAAAATTTCACTTTCCTTTTTAATTTTATATCCTATAACTCTTGGATATCCTTGCTCGGTAGTAACATAAATATCAAACAGCTTCCCAATATTATCCTCAAACTCATCATACACATTTTTATTTAAGATTGAACTTAAAAAAAACGCAGAAATTATTTCCATAGATATCCCTCCTCTTATGCAGAGAAACATCAAAATGGGATTTTAACTCATTGACTTATATTCCTACCTTATCTATGTCAACTTATACTTTAAGAAATTCTCTGCATAATATATTAAATTTTAAAATTAATTTTGACCTTCTACTTCGAGGGCCATTTTCCATTTTTTTTCACCACCTATAATTTTTTTCTTCTATATTAGTAGATTATATTATCTTTTCTTAATTGTAAAAAATATTCTCACTATATAATTATATTATATATACTTCAAAATGCAACTAAAAAAGTTAAATTCAATTATATTTATAAACTTTTCTAGTTCATATTTTTCTATAGATATGTTAATATTATTATATACAGTAAACACAAGAAAACGAACTTTACTTTAATTAATAATAATTAAACGAGCTAAAGATTCGACTAATCTCTCAGGAGGATTATATGATAGTAAACAAACAATTTTTACCCATTTGCATGAATGATTTAAAAGAAAGAAATATATCTCAATTAGATTTTATAATAATTACAGGGGATGCATATATAGATCATCCATCCTTTGGTAGCGCTATAATTGGAAGAACTCTAGAGCGAGAAGGCTTTACTGTAGGCATTATAGCCCAACCCGATTGGGAGGGTATTGAAGATTTTAGAAGCCTTGGTAAACCTAAATTCGCATTCATTATAAACTCTGGAAATATAGATTCTATGGTTAATCACTATACAGCAGCAAAGAAAAAGAGACATGATGATCTTTATTCTCCAGGTGGTGAATCAGGTCACAGACCAGATAGAGCTGTAATTGTATATTGTAACAGGGCCAGAGAAGCCTTTAAAAATGTTCCAATTGTAATTGGTGGTATAGAGGCAAGTCTTAGACGATTTGCCCACTATGATTACTGGTCCAATAAAGTAAGGCGAAGTTTATTAATCGATGCTAAAGCCGACTTGCTACTTTATGGTATGGGTGAAAAAACTGTAGTTGAAATGGCTAATCTTTTTAAATATGGTATGAGTATAGAAAAAATGACTTCTATTAGAGGCACCGTATATGCTACAAAAGATATTAGTGACCTTGAGGATTATGTAGAAGTTCCTTCTTTCGAAATTGTCTCTACTGATAAACTTGCTTATGCCGAGAGTTACAAATTACAATCATTAGAACAAGATGATATAAGAGGAAAGACTATTGTACAAAAGCATAATGACCGATATGTAGTTCAAAATGCTCCGCAGACATCTTTAACCCAAGCTGAAATGGATATAACTTATGGTCTGCCATACACCAGAACCTACCATCCTATATATGAAGCTAAAGGTGGTATTCCCGCAATAAAAGAAGTTGAATTTTCTATAACAAGCCATAGGGGCTGTTTTGGTAGTTGTTCATTTTGTGCATTAACGTTTCATCAAGGTCGAGTTATACAAAATAGAAGTCAGAAATCTATAATAGACGAAGCTACTCTTTTAACTACCTTAAAGAATTTCAAAGGATACATTCACGATATTGGTGGTCCTACTGCAAATTTTAGACACAGAGCTTGCAAGATTCAAGAAAAAGTAGGTGTATGTCGTGATAAACAATGCATGTTCCCAACTCCATGCAAAAATCTTATTATTGATCACACTGAATACTTAGATTTATTAAGAAAAGTTAGAGTAATCCCGAACATTAAAAAAGTTTTTATTCGTTCTGGAATAAGATACGATTATTTAATATATGATAAAAACACTAAATTTTTTGAAGAATTATGTGAACATCATATTAGCGGACAATTAAAAGTAGCCCCAGAACACATTAGTGACAAAGTACTAGACCAAATGGGAAAATCAAAACAAGAAGTGTTTGATAGGTTTGTCAAAAAATATAACGAAACTAATAAAGAACTAGATAAAGATCAATTTTTGGTTCCATACTTTATGTCAAGCCACCCAGGGTGTGACCTCACAGAATCAATTAAATTATCAGAATATATAAACGAAATGGGTTACACTCCAGAACAAGTTCAAGACTTTTACCCAACACCTGGCAGTTTATCTACTACTATATTTTATACTGGAGTAAATCCTTTCAGTGGCGCAAAAGTTTATGTTCCAACCGAACAAAAAGAAAAAAACATGCAAAGAGCTCTTATGCAATTTAAGAATCCAGAAAACTACAGCATTGTAAGAGATGCTTTAGTAAAAGCTCACAGAGAAGATTTGATTGGTTCTGATAAAAAATCATTAATACCATCAAGACCTACCAAAGCAAATAATCATCCAAAGTATCAAGGGAAGAAACATTCTAAGTTTAGGACACCAAATACAGAACCTGGACATGTTTCTGAGCCTGCTCCTAGAACCTTTACAAAACCTTCTTTAAAAACAACATCAAAACCAAATTTAAAGACTGCTCCGAAGCCGTCTAAAAAACGTACATCAAACCTTAGTCCTAGAAAACGACAAGGCTAAAAAACAAAAGACATATATAGCTGTAATTTTTATAGCTATATATGTCTTTTAACTTTATTCAAAGCATAATCCATTGTTAGAATCCAAGAAATATCTCCTAGCAATAGGAAATTGAAACTTGTATTTATCGTAGTTAGAAGGACTGATATTAATGTAATACTCGCTGATATAACTATTAATAATGATCCCAGTTTATTTGAATAGCGTGTATTAAATAGATTTATGCCCATAATTATAAGGATTGAATTTATTATAAGTGACGTATAATAAAAATAATTCTCTAATTGTAATTTTATAGTATATCCATAAAGATTTGATATAGCAGTATTTGCACTAGAATTATATATGACAATACAATAACCTAAACACAAAACTCCAGATATCAATATAATTTTTCTTAATTTAATCGTATTTTTTCTAACAAATATAAAAACTGAGATTATGCCGCATATTGGTATACACAAAAAGTTTGTGTATACTAAAGGTTTTAACATATATAAATGATTTTGATCCTTTACAATTAAAAGTATTATTAAGGTTATGTATCTAATTGTCATTAAAATTAAAGCTACAAAACTTATTATTTTGATTTTCCTAGGAACATAATATAGACTACAAATTATACCTTCATATAATAATAAAATCATTATAACCAGCAGTAAAAAATATATTTTCATTCTTACTCTCCCTAAAATTGCTACTGTTAATATTTATTAATTATCATATGAAATTATGCATAATTTATTGTATTTTAGATCCTATTATAGATATTCCGCCCTTTTCACAAGTAATAAGTAGAGGAAAATCTGGTCCTCTCTCACCATCTATGTCTGTAACGATATCCTCATGACATTCTATTTCAAGCTTACTAGTCTTAAAATAAACAATTCCCTCAACATTCTCAAGGTGCTCATTTCTTAACATT
Encoded here:
- a CDS encoding YgiQ family radical SAM protein; protein product: MVNKQFLPICMNDLKERNISQLDFIIITGDAYIDHPSFGSAIIGRTLEREGFTVGIIAQPDWEGIEDFRSLGKPKFAFIINSGNIDSMVNHYTAAKKKRHDDLYSPGGESGHRPDRAVIVYCNRAREAFKNVPIVIGGIEASLRRFAHYDYWSNKVRRSLLIDAKADLLLYGMGEKTVVEMANLFKYGMSIEKMTSIRGTVYATKDISDLEDYVEVPSFEIVSTDKLAYAESYKLQSLEQDDIRGKTIVQKHNDRYVVQNAPQTSLTQAEMDITYGLPYTRTYHPIYEAKGGIPAIKEVEFSITSHRGCFGSCSFCALTFHQGRVIQNRSQKSIIDEATLLTTLKNFKGYIHDIGGPTANFRHRACKIQEKVGVCRDKQCMFPTPCKNLIIDHTEYLDLLRKVRVIPNIKKVFIRSGIRYDYLIYDKNTKFFEELCEHHISGQLKVAPEHISDKVLDQMGKSKQEVFDRFVKKYNETNKELDKDQFLVPYFMSSHPGCDLTESIKLSEYINEMGYTPEQVQDFYPTPGSLSTTIFYTGVNPFSGAKVYVPTEQKEKNMQRALMQFKNPENYSIVRDALVKAHREDLIGSDKKSLIPSRPTKANNHPKYQGKKHSKFRTPNTEPGHVSEPAPRTFTKPSLKTTSKPNLKTAPKPSKKRTSNLSPRKRQG